A stretch of Pseudomonadota bacterium DNA encodes these proteins:
- a CDS encoding response regulator — protein MDLADVLLIADDPDLRETLRAILVDAGHKVVCAEGRQAGIDAFRRKRPDLVMIDIAMPEAEVVQSMRALRANDPSVPMLAIAGGGRPLDRASHLRMAKQLGATSIRSTRFRGGELSRLVGRVQGRGCADGEH, from the coding sequence ATGGACTTGGCCGATGTCTTATTGATCGCCGATGACCCTGATCTAAGGGAAACCCTCCGGGCAATCCTGGTCGACGCCGGTCATAAGGTCGTTTGCGCGGAGGGCAGGCAAGCCGGCATCGATGCCTTCAGGCGAAAACGGCCCGATTTGGTGATGATTGACATCGCCATGCCTGAGGCCGAGGTCGTGCAGTCCATGCGTGCGCTCCGCGCCAACGATCCGAGCGTGCCGATGCTCGCCATTGCCGGCGGCGGCCGACCGCTCGACCGAGCGAGCCATCTCCGCATGGCAAAGCAGCTCGGCGCGACCTCGATCCGCTCGACGCGGTTTCGCGGCGGTGAGCTGTCCCGCTTGGTCGGTCGGGTGCAGGGGCGGGGCTGCGCCGACGGTGAACATTGA
- a CDS encoding helix-turn-helix domain-containing protein, which translates to MPASHHIDRVSLSVEGPPDSAALGRLAESWRRSLKDHHIDPGNVAPAQIVTQHELNGLREPLEYQIEIGRVELDQLYSVMRNAGYVVLLCDANGIAIDHRGDEAKADRFKHWGIWLGGVWSESVEGTNGIGTCIRELRPLTVHTHQHFRARNISLSCSGAPIFAPDGRLCSVLDVSSMNPDVSEGAHALSLPITLNAARAIQERLFRARFSRDRILALSRDNGGSSALLLAVDTDQRIVGADRNARDSLDLNDESLHGGVSLWKFFARDLSLFRGNSGGDLPGRLTSIRDEAGWRTIVTAPIARSGIAKNSGASIFHARPRIGQLADMRDTIVDRQHRGGLSPIVLRRVLEYIDVSLRENVGLAALAKIAGLSIWHFARAFKRAVGMPPHGYLLQRRIERARELLESTNLPIAEIALSVGFSDQSHFARHFRRLTGQTPTLARRRSILQSS; encoded by the coding sequence ATGCCGGCTTCCCATCACATTGACCGAGTAAGCCTGTCCGTCGAGGGGCCGCCCGACTCTGCTGCCCTTGGCAGATTGGCAGAGTCCTGGCGGCGAAGTCTGAAGGATCATCATATCGATCCTGGAAATGTTGCGCCGGCACAAATCGTAACTCAGCACGAACTGAATGGACTCCGCGAGCCACTTGAATATCAAATCGAGATCGGCCGTGTCGAACTCGACCAGCTGTATTCCGTCATGCGTAACGCCGGCTATGTCGTCCTTCTCTGCGACGCCAATGGAATTGCGATCGACCACCGCGGCGACGAAGCCAAAGCCGATCGATTCAAGCATTGGGGTATATGGTTAGGCGGCGTTTGGTCCGAGAGCGTTGAGGGCACGAATGGGATCGGGACGTGCATCAGGGAACTCCGACCATTGACCGTGCATACGCATCAGCACTTCCGTGCGCGGAACATCAGCCTCAGTTGCTCCGGAGCTCCGATCTTCGCTCCCGACGGTAGGCTATGCTCCGTGCTCGACGTATCCTCGATGAACCCTGACGTGTCGGAGGGAGCCCATGCACTTTCCCTTCCGATCACCCTCAATGCCGCGCGCGCCATACAAGAGCGCCTCTTCCGCGCACGCTTCAGCCGCGACCGGATTCTCGCATTGTCTCGGGACAATGGAGGTTCGAGCGCACTATTACTGGCCGTGGATACCGATCAGCGGATCGTGGGCGCCGATCGCAATGCGCGTGACTCGCTTGATCTCAACGACGAGTCTCTGCACGGCGGCGTCAGTTTGTGGAAATTCTTCGCACGCGATCTTTCCCTGTTCCGGGGAAATTCGGGGGGCGATCTTCCTGGTCGACTCACGAGCATCCGTGACGAGGCCGGTTGGCGCACAATCGTGACCGCACCGATTGCCAGGTCGGGAATTGCCAAGAACAGCGGTGCGAGCATCTTCCATGCGCGACCTCGGATCGGCCAATTGGCGGACATGAGGGATACCATCGTCGACCGGCAACATCGTGGTGGTCTCTCGCCGATCGTGCTGCGCCGAGTGCTCGAGTATATTGATGTTTCTCTACGCGAAAATGTCGGCCTTGCGGCGCTGGCGAAAATCGCGGGCCTATCGATATGGCATTTCGCGCGCGCGTTTAAGCGGGCGGTTGGCATGCCGCCGCATGGCTATTTACTCCAGCGGCGCATTGAGCGTGCGAGAGAGCTGCTCGAGTCGACAAATCTGCCGATAGCGGAAATCGCTCTCTCGGTCGGATTCTCCGATCAAAGCCACTTTGCCAGGCACTTCCGGCGACTGACGGGCCAAACTCCGACCCTGGCTCGTCGCCGTAGCATTCTGCAGAGCTCCTAG
- a CDS encoding VOC family protein — protein sequence MPMPTGITGIDHVVILAQSLEAARKTYQRLGFTLTPLGRHSKLDTVNHCVMLQEANYFELLSVAKPQPLNADFAAILEEREGLAALALKTEDARASVRKLEAAGLGPKPAVDFGRPVELPPGRALGGGNPHPLPTSPAVRKDARFTVVHLDGAMTPGGRAFLCQHHTRDLVWLPEYLEHANGALGLAQITLVAADPEAAGRAYGAVFGAAAKRIPGGCEVATGNAPIRVLSAGGFAEQYPGESGFARHAPVFAVLSLKVRSAAATARLLQTAGVRFDAIQGGVRVPSSAATGTVLEFLG from the coding sequence ATGCCGATGCCAACCGGCATCACCGGAATCGATCACGTGGTGATCCTGGCGCAGAGCCTCGAGGCGGCGCGCAAGACCTATCAGAGATTGGGCTTCACGTTGACCCCGCTCGGCCGTCACAGCAAGCTCGATACCGTCAACCACTGCGTCATGCTGCAGGAGGCCAATTACTTCGAGCTCCTGAGCGTGGCGAAGCCGCAGCCGCTCAATGCCGATTTCGCGGCGATCCTCGAGGAGCGCGAGGGGCTGGCGGCGCTGGCGCTCAAGACCGAGGATGCGCGCGCTTCCGTGCGCAAGCTGGAGGCGGCCGGGCTCGGGCCGAAGCCGGCCGTCGATTTCGGCCGCCCGGTCGAGCTACCGCCAGGGAGGGCTTTGGGAGGGGGTAATCCTCACCCCCTCCCAACCTCCCCCGCGGTCCGCAAGGACGCGCGCTTCACCGTGGTGCATCTCGACGGCGCCATGACCCCGGGCGGGCGCGCATTCCTCTGCCAGCACCACACAAGGGATCTCGTTTGGCTGCCGGAGTATCTCGAGCATGCCAACGGTGCTTTGGGTCTTGCCCAGATCACCTTGGTTGCGGCCGACCCGGAGGCGGCGGGCCGCGCCTATGGCGCCGTCTTCGGAGCGGCAGCGAAGCGGATTCCCGGCGGCTGCGAGGTCGCAACCGGCAACGCCCCGATCCGGGTACTCTCCGCCGGCGGCTTTGCCGAGCAATACCCGGGCGAGAGCGGCTTTGCCCGGCACGCCCCGGTCTTCGCCGTGCTGTCCTTGAAGGTGCGGAGCGCGGCGGCGACCGCCCGGCTTCTCCAGACGGCGGGGGTCCGGTTCGATGCGATCCAAGGTGGCGTTCGGGTCCCTTCTTCTGCAGCCACTGGTACGGTCTTGGAATTCCTGGGTTAA
- a CDS encoding PAS domain-containing sensor histidine kinase — protein MSYSALTIMAALIAIASAAWWSGRWTALSQTTPLLRTVHRLAGGESGKLPQQSRLGVSMPQLVTALETVIERQLKREAELSQREASYRLMVESATDTISRHTADGIFLYASASAFRLLGHHPDALVGRSVYDLVHPDDLGVLQACHEQTLAEGSGVATCRLRSERDGYRHVEMQLAQQNEADRAVEMVCITRDIGARWEHERMLSEEREKAEAASKAKSAFLANMSHELRTPLNAIIGMSQILRDEMFGPMGSARYIEYARDIESSGQHLLDLINDVVDLSKIEAGHWQLDERAIHLPRTVDTVSTMIGDRARAAEVKLEADLPENLPLLIGDERAVRQILLNLLSNAIKYTPAGGSITVSAWTEPEGIQVRVADTGIGIAPEDIPRALARFGQVDNTVTKRTRGAGLGLTLASDLMGLHGGQLKLESTPDRGTMITLAFPADRTVASIAELAPRRVAG, from the coding sequence ATGTCCTACAGCGCGCTCACGATCATGGCGGCGTTGATCGCGATCGCTTCGGCGGCGTGGTGGAGCGGCCGCTGGACGGCACTCAGCCAGACCACACCGCTCTTGCGCACGGTGCATCGCCTGGCGGGCGGGGAGAGCGGCAAGCTGCCCCAGCAAAGCCGTCTCGGCGTGTCGATGCCGCAGCTGGTGACGGCGCTCGAAACCGTGATCGAGCGGCAGCTCAAACGCGAAGCCGAGCTCAGCCAGCGCGAGGCCTCCTACCGGCTGATGGTGGAGAGTGCGACCGACACGATCTCGCGCCACACTGCCGACGGCATCTTCCTCTACGCCTCCGCCTCGGCCTTCCGGCTTCTCGGCCATCATCCCGATGCGCTGGTCGGCCGCTCGGTCTACGACCTCGTGCATCCCGACGACCTCGGCGTCCTGCAGGCCTGCCACGAACAGACGCTGGCCGAGGGAAGCGGGGTCGCCACCTGCCGGCTTCGATCCGAGCGCGACGGCTACCGCCATGTCGAGATGCAGCTCGCCCAGCAGAACGAGGCCGATCGCGCCGTGGAGATGGTGTGCATCACCCGCGATATCGGCGCGCGCTGGGAGCATGAGCGCATGCTCTCCGAGGAGCGCGAGAAGGCGGAAGCCGCGAGCAAGGCGAAGTCCGCCTTTCTCGCCAATATGAGCCACGAGCTCCGCACGCCGTTGAATGCCATCATCGGCATGTCGCAGATCCTCCGCGACGAGATGTTCGGGCCGATGGGCTCGGCGCGCTACATCGAATACGCCCGGGACATCGAATCCTCCGGCCAGCACCTGCTCGACCTCATCAACGACGTGGTCGATCTCTCCAAGATCGAGGCGGGCCACTGGCAGCTGGACGAGCGGGCGATCCACCTGCCGCGCACCGTGGACACGGTCTCGACCATGATCGGCGACCGGGCGCGGGCGGCTGAGGTGAAGCTGGAGGCGGACCTGCCGGAGAATCTGCCGCTGCTCATCGGCGACGAGCGCGCGGTGCGCCAGATCCTGCTCAACCTGCTTTCGAACGCGATCAAATACACGCCTGCCGGCGGATCGATCACGGTCTCGGCCTGGACCGAGCCGGAAGGCATCCAGGTGCGGGTGGCCGACACCGGCATCGGGATTGCGCCGGAGGACATCCCGAGGGCGCTGGCGCGCTTCGGCCAGGTGGACAACACGGTAACCAAACGCACCCGCGGCGCCGGGCTCGGCCTCACCTTGGCCAGCGACCTCATGGGCCTGCATGGCGGCCAGCTCAAGCTCGAGAGCACGCCCGATCGCGGCACCATGATCACGCTGGCGTTCCCCGCCGATCGCACCGTCGCCTCGATCGCCGAGCTGGCGCCCCGCCGCGTCGCGGGCTAG
- a CDS encoding LysR family transcriptional regulator has protein sequence MAKSSVNMAAIDLNLLVVFDAVMQERSVTRAGNRLGLSQPAMSHALARLRHMLKDELFIRSPKGMVPTPRAEQLALPVRQALDGLQHSLEPTQFDPSKATRTFSVAVDNYAALVLVGLLASRMGKIAPGVTAEFRPSGTLNILDLLDNGEIDLAIGPFAKSGERFSHQALLKDEFVAVLRKNHSATTTRELSIETFAALPHLEISSVRHTTDFIDQALGLRKLTRRIALRAPLLSAVGILVGSDMVSIFPRRIAEELVRHRPLAIRSLAHSSPTIETAMIWPRRLDNQAAHRWLRELVIKICKSQRAK, from the coding sequence ATGGCCAAATCCAGCGTAAATATGGCTGCCATCGACCTTAATCTGCTGGTCGTCTTCGACGCCGTCATGCAGGAACGAAGCGTGACACGGGCCGGCAACCGCCTCGGCCTTAGTCAGCCCGCGATGAGTCACGCCCTGGCCAGGCTGCGCCATATGCTGAAGGATGAGTTGTTCATCCGCAGCCCCAAGGGCATGGTGCCCACGCCACGGGCCGAGCAATTGGCTTTGCCCGTCAGGCAGGCACTGGACGGATTGCAGCATTCGCTTGAACCGACCCAATTCGACCCTTCGAAAGCGACGCGAACCTTCAGCGTTGCAGTTGACAATTATGCGGCGCTCGTTTTGGTCGGGTTACTGGCCTCGCGCATGGGCAAAATTGCTCCGGGAGTGACGGCTGAGTTTCGCCCGAGTGGCACGCTCAATATCCTCGACCTGCTCGATAACGGTGAGATTGATCTCGCGATCGGGCCTTTCGCCAAATCAGGCGAACGATTTTCACACCAAGCCCTGCTGAAAGACGAATTCGTCGCGGTATTGCGAAAAAACCATTCCGCGACAACCACCAGAGAACTGTCAATCGAAACGTTTGCTGCCCTGCCGCATCTTGAGATCTCATCAGTTCGCCACACTACCGATTTCATTGATCAGGCTCTCGGACTGCGGAAGCTGACGCGCCGGATAGCACTGCGCGCGCCCTTGCTGTCTGCTGTGGGCATTTTGGTCGGGTCGGACATGGTGTCCATCTTCCCGCGACGCATCGCCGAAGAGCTGGTGCGTCATCGTCCACTCGCCATTCGCTCCCTGGCTCATTCGTCACCAACAATTGAGACAGCGATGATTTGGCCGCGACGGCTTGATAATCAGGCCGCGCATCGTTGGCTGCGCGAGTTGGTCATCAAAATCTGCAAGAGCCAGCGTGCGAAGTAG
- a CDS encoding FAD-binding oxidoreductase → MSAYPLPPSLWAKTAPAAPATSPLAGAAETDIAVIGGGYTGLAAALALAEAGARVTLLEAGPIGWGASGRNNGQVIPSLARGDPDDLVRRLGEKQGEALAGLVRDAADGVFQLIAKHRIDCEAVQAGWIQPAHRESRLAQSRARFEQWRRRGAPVELLDRTRMARLTGSEAWYGGWLNRTGGHINPLGYARGLARAALAAGACIHTDSKVEALTPEHERWRLASPGGTLVAKQVILATNAYTGDLNPAQARSAVPVQIYQVATAPISENVRRTIMPEGHGLSDTRGDLLAFHLDGAGRLVTGGRMVVAYNHGPRLRRRITLRLQAAFPQLDRPEFEHVWHGLMGVTPDRLPHLYALGPGLWGWTGCNGRGVALSTAIGRVLAEAALGRPADELPLPFTAPRPIPFHGLVRHLAPSMLLYYRWLDRRD, encoded by the coding sequence ATGTCCGCCTATCCCCTTCCGCCATCCCTCTGGGCGAAAACCGCGCCGGCCGCCCCGGCGACGAGCCCGCTCGCCGGTGCCGCCGAGACCGACATCGCCGTCATCGGCGGCGGCTATACCGGGCTCGCCGCGGCACTCGCCTTGGCCGAGGCGGGAGCCAGGGTGACACTCCTCGAAGCCGGCCCCATCGGCTGGGGCGCTTCGGGACGCAACAACGGCCAGGTGATCCCGAGCCTGGCCAGGGGCGATCCCGACGATCTCGTTCGCCGCCTGGGCGAGAAGCAGGGCGAGGCCTTGGCCGGCCTGGTCAGGGATGCGGCCGACGGGGTCTTCCAGCTCATCGCCAAGCACCGGATCGACTGCGAGGCGGTGCAGGCCGGCTGGATCCAGCCGGCGCATCGGGAAAGCCGTCTGGCACAGAGCCGCGCCCGCTTCGAGCAATGGCGCCGGCGTGGCGCACCGGTCGAGCTCCTGGACCGGACCCGCATGGCTCGGCTCACCGGATCCGAGGCTTGGTATGGCGGCTGGCTCAACCGGACCGGCGGGCACATCAACCCCTTGGGATATGCCCGCGGGCTGGCGCGTGCCGCGCTCGCCGCCGGCGCCTGCATCCACACCGATAGCAAGGTGGAGGCGCTCACCCCTGAGCATGAGCGCTGGCGGTTGGCGAGCCCGGGCGGCACGCTGGTGGCAAAGCAAGTGATCCTCGCCACCAACGCCTATACCGGCGATCTCAACCCCGCGCAGGCACGAAGCGCGGTGCCGGTGCAGATCTATCAAGTGGCGACCGCACCGATCTCGGAGAATGTCCGCCGCACCATCATGCCCGAAGGCCACGGCCTGTCGGACACCAGAGGCGACCTCCTCGCCTTCCATCTCGACGGCGCCGGGCGGCTGGTGACCGGCGGACGCATGGTCGTCGCCTACAATCATGGCCCCCGGCTCAGGCGACGGATCACCCTGCGCCTGCAAGCGGCATTCCCGCAGCTGGATCGGCCGGAGTTCGAGCATGTGTGGCATGGATTGATGGGGGTGACACCGGACCGGCTGCCGCATCTCTACGCGCTCGGTCCCGGGCTTTGGGGCTGGACCGGATGCAATGGCCGCGGCGTGGCGTTGTCGACGGCGATCGGCCGTGTGCTCGCCGAGGCGGCGCTTGGGCGGCCGGCCGACGAGCTGCCCCTGCCCTTCACCGCCCCCCGACCAATTCCCTTCCACGGCCTGGTCCGACATCTCGCACCTTCGATGCTGCTCTATTATCGCTGGCTCGATCGGCGCGACTGA
- a CDS encoding type II toxin-antitoxin system prevent-host-death family antitoxin, with protein sequence MRAVGLKVLKNKLSEYVRLAASGETVLVTVRGRVVAEIVPPRLGRSPPFADAQLIEAAREGWVTPPVLEGGPPPRKPVMSFSELMRELGRDREDRWRRRRV encoded by the coding sequence ATGCGGGCAGTCGGTTTGAAAGTCCTCAAGAACAAACTGAGCGAGTATGTGCGTCTGGCCGCGAGCGGCGAGACCGTACTGGTGACCGTCCGCGGCCGCGTCGTCGCCGAGATTGTGCCGCCACGGTTAGGGCGAAGCCCGCCCTTTGCCGATGCGCAGCTGATTGAGGCGGCGCGCGAAGGTTGGGTCACGCCGCCGGTGCTGGAGGGAGGCCCGCCGCCGCGCAAGCCCGTCATGAGCTTCAGCGAGCTCATGCGGGAGCTGGGACGCGACCGCGAGGATCGCTGGCGACGCCGTAGGGTCTAG
- a CDS encoding TMEM165/GDT1 family protein has translation MTAAFLASLVEAVEALTIVLAVATVRGWRPAGLGALAGFLLLALIVAVLGPVLDHVPLHLLQLAIGVLLLMFGMRWLRKAILRAAGVIPLHDEAMAFAAETAELREQARRHVAKLDWLAALASFKAVFLEGLEVVFTVIAVSAGRGLLVPASAGALAACLLVAGAGFVVHRPLARVPENTLKFAVGVMLSAFGMFWTGEGLGVAWPGADLAIVGFAALFLTVGLTAVVLARRASPEAVR, from the coding sequence ATGACGGCCGCATTCTTGGCCTCGTTGGTCGAGGCGGTGGAAGCGTTGACGATCGTCCTCGCCGTCGCCACGGTTCGCGGCTGGCGGCCCGCGGGGCTTGGCGCCCTCGCTGGCTTTTTGTTGCTGGCCCTCATCGTGGCGGTGCTTGGCCCTGTCCTCGATCATGTCCCTCTGCATCTTCTGCAGCTCGCGATCGGGGTCCTGCTGTTGATGTTCGGCATGCGCTGGCTGCGAAAGGCGATCCTCCGCGCAGCCGGTGTCATTCCGCTACATGATGAAGCTATGGCCTTCGCGGCCGAAACGGCGGAACTGCGCGAGCAAGCACGCCGCCACGTGGCAAAGCTCGATTGGCTTGCGGCGCTAGCCAGCTTTAAGGCCGTCTTTCTCGAAGGCCTCGAAGTGGTGTTCACCGTGATTGCGGTGAGCGCGGGCCGCGGGCTGCTTGTTCCTGCGAGCGCTGGTGCACTTGCGGCATGTCTGCTGGTTGCCGGTGCGGGTTTTGTCGTTCATCGCCCGCTGGCGCGGGTTCCCGAAAACACGCTCAAGTTCGCCGTCGGCGTGATGCTGTCCGCGTTCGGCATGTTTTGGACCGGAGAAGGTCTCGGCGTGGCTTGGCCGGGCGCGGATCTCGCGATCGTCGGATTTGCAGCGCTGTTCCTGACCGTTGGACTCACCGCAGTCGTCCTGGCGCGGCGAGCGAGCCCGGAGGCGGTGAGATGA
- a CDS encoding SDR family oxidoreductase, translating into MLFDMQGKVAVVTGSSRGIGRAIAHAMARAGASVVISSRKLEPCQGVAAEIAAFGGKAIAIACNVGRKPELEALVAGARKAYGRIDVMVANAAVNPHFGPLLAITDEAFDKIMATNVKSNLWLAQLVLPEMAERKDGSMIIVSSIAGLRGATTLGAYAISKAADFQLARSLAVEWGPSNVRVNCIAPGLVKTDFARALWEDPVLYEKAVLGSPLRRIGEPDDIAGAAVFLASRAGAFMTGQVIIVDGGATMIAWG; encoded by the coding sequence ATGCTGTTCGACATGCAAGGCAAGGTGGCGGTGGTGACCGGGTCCAGTCGGGGCATCGGCCGGGCGATCGCCCATGCGATGGCGCGGGCCGGAGCCTCGGTGGTGATCTCCAGCCGCAAGCTCGAACCCTGCCAAGGGGTCGCGGCCGAAATCGCCGCCTTCGGCGGCAAGGCCATCGCCATTGCCTGCAATGTCGGCCGCAAGCCGGAGCTGGAGGCGCTCGTCGCCGGTGCGCGCAAGGCTTATGGGCGGATCGACGTCATGGTCGCCAATGCCGCCGTCAACCCGCATTTCGGGCCGCTTCTCGCCATCACCGACGAGGCCTTCGACAAGATCATGGCGACCAACGTCAAGAGCAATTTGTGGCTGGCTCAGCTGGTGCTGCCGGAGATGGCGGAGCGCAAGGACGGATCGATGATCATCGTCTCCTCCATCGCCGGCCTGCGCGGCGCCACCACGCTCGGCGCCTACGCCATCTCCAAGGCCGCCGACTTCCAGCTCGCCCGCTCGCTCGCGGTCGAGTGGGGGCCGTCCAATGTGCGGGTCAACTGCATCGCGCCGGGCTTGGTAAAGACCGACTTCGCCCGCGCCCTCTGGGAAGATCCGGTGCTTTACGAGAAAGCGGTTCTCGGCAGCCCGCTCAGGCGCATCGGCGAGCCCGACGACATCGCCGGCGCGGCGGTCTTCCTGGCCAGCCGCGCCGGCGCCTTCATGACCGGCCAGGTCATCATCGTCGATGGCGGCGCCACCATGATTGCGTGGGGGTAG
- a CDS encoding amidohydrolase family protein: MTVVDVHTHMLSEAWVELIKSHGAPRYAVKASQDGPRAIFWDGAPFMTPQGGHMDYGVRLKAMDEAKVDIAIVSLTCPNVYWGGPDISLKAAQVMNDDMAAAEKRYPDRIRWIASLPWEYPTLAVAELERSLAKGAVGVMVLANIAGKSLTDPLFEPIWRAIDKKGLPVLVHPTAPPGTPEMDMRDYNLIASVGFMFDTTLAFARIIFDGFLDRFPNLRLIASHAGATLPYLAGRFDVCFDNMNACRINIKERPEAYLRRIAYDSVTYRKEALELCVSVGGAENLLYGSDYPHNIGDMKGCLARVDALPAAQAKAARGGNAIKLFKL, encoded by the coding sequence ATGACCGTCGTCGACGTCCACACCCACATGCTGAGCGAAGCCTGGGTCGAGCTCATCAAGTCCCATGGCGCGCCCCGCTACGCGGTCAAGGCGAGCCAGGACGGGCCCAGGGCGATCTTCTGGGACGGCGCGCCGTTCATGACCCCGCAAGGCGGCCATATGGACTACGGCGTTCGCCTCAAAGCCATGGACGAGGCCAAGGTCGACATCGCCATCGTCTCGCTCACCTGCCCCAACGTCTATTGGGGCGGGCCCGACATCAGCCTTAAAGCCGCCCAAGTGATGAACGACGACATGGCGGCGGCTGAGAAGCGCTATCCCGACCGCATCCGCTGGATCGCGTCCTTGCCTTGGGAATATCCGACCCTCGCCGTGGCCGAGCTCGAGCGGTCGCTGGCCAAAGGTGCCGTCGGCGTCATGGTGCTCGCCAACATCGCCGGCAAATCCCTGACCGATCCCCTGTTCGAGCCGATCTGGCGGGCGATCGACAAAAAGGGATTGCCGGTGCTCGTGCATCCGACCGCACCGCCCGGCACGCCGGAGATGGATATGCGCGACTACAACCTCATCGCATCGGTCGGATTCATGTTCGACACGACCTTGGCGTTTGCGCGCATCATCTTCGATGGCTTTCTCGATCGCTTTCCCAATCTGCGTCTCATCGCTTCCCATGCCGGGGCAACCTTGCCCTATCTCGCCGGCCGCTTCGATGTCTGCTTCGACAACATGAACGCCTGCCGCATCAATATCAAAGAGCGGCCGGAGGCCTATCTTCGCCGCATCGCATACGACAGCGTCACCTATCGCAAGGAGGCGCTCGAGCTGTGCGTGTCGGTCGGCGGCGCCGAGAACCTCCTCTATGGTTCCGACTATCCGCACAACATCGGCGACATGAAGGGCTGCCTCGCCCGCGTCGATGCTCTGCCCGCGGCCCAAGCCAAGGCAGCGCGCGGCGGCAACGCGATCAAGCTGTTCAAGCTGTAG
- the pip gene encoding prolyl aminopeptidase, whose amino-acid sequence MDSRSLYPEIEPYSSGMLPVDNRHALYWERSGNPQGVPALFLHGGPGGGTRPANRRYYDPDFFDIILFDQRGCGRSVPNGELANNDTQHLIADIESLRQHLSIERWLVTGGSWGSFLSLAYAEAHPERCLGLRVHGIFLGSREEVDWWYTGIRNTFPERWQAFIEFLPEVERGNLLDAFHRRVTDPDPAVHLPAAVALRTYSGWTQTFREDPMHVAKLLEPQACVPLARFFTHFGVNGFFMPEGTILANIGRIRSLPGIIVQGRYDVVTRMRIAYELKQAWPEAELQVVTEASHSGTERPMAEALTGATERLKARLKAGGVQPRAGSRA is encoded by the coding sequence ATGGACAGCCGATCGCTCTATCCCGAGATCGAGCCCTACAGCTCCGGCATGTTGCCGGTCGACAATCGCCACGCGCTCTACTGGGAGCGCTCAGGCAACCCCCAGGGCGTGCCCGCGCTCTTTCTCCACGGCGGTCCCGGCGGCGGCACGCGTCCGGCCAATCGCCGCTACTACGATCCGGACTTCTTCGACATCATCCTCTTCGATCAGCGCGGCTGCGGCCGCTCGGTCCCCAATGGCGAACTCGCCAACAACGACACCCAGCACCTCATCGCCGACATCGAGAGCCTCCGCCAGCATCTCAGCATCGAGCGTTGGCTGGTGACCGGCGGCTCCTGGGGCAGCTTCCTCTCGCTCGCCTATGCCGAAGCGCACCCGGAGCGCTGCCTTGGCTTGCGCGTGCACGGGATCTTTCTCGGCAGCCGCGAAGAGGTCGACTGGTGGTACACCGGCATCCGCAACACCTTCCCCGAGCGCTGGCAGGCCTTCATCGAGTTCCTGCCGGAGGTCGAGCGCGGCAATCTGCTCGATGCCTTCCATCGCCGGGTGACCGATCCCGATCCGGCGGTGCACCTGCCGGCGGCGGTGGCGCTTCGCACCTATTCGGGGTGGACCCAGACCTTCCGCGAGGATCCCATGCACGTGGCCAAGCTCCTGGAGCCCCAGGCCTGCGTGCCGCTGGCACGGTTCTTCACGCATTTCGGCGTCAACGGCTTCTTCATGCCGGAGGGCACGATCTTGGCGAACATCGGTCGCATCCGCAGCCTTCCGGGAATCATCGTGCAGGGCCGCTACGACGTGGTCACCCGCATGCGCATCGCCTATGAGCTGAAGCAAGCCTGGCCCGAGGCCGAGCTGCAAGTGGTGACCGAGGCGAGCCATAGCGGCACCGAACGGCCGATGGCGGAGGCGTTGACCGGTGCCACCGAGCGGCTGAAAGCCCGCCTCAAGGCCGGCGGCGTTCAGCCAAGAGCCGGCTCACGCGCCTAA
- a CDS encoding helix-turn-helix transcriptional regulator, whose product MGRARGAIRDQEAVADAKKKEPRRVLSPAQCRAARAILGWTQADLAERSELARKTIADFEMNVRSLQFRTRRDITAAFEGVGIEFIWGSEPDEHKVDTHHGKANELIEGLRFSHKIAAKK is encoded by the coding sequence ATGGGGCGCGCGCGCGGGGCCATCCGCGACCAGGAAGCCGTCGCGGATGCGAAAAAGAAAGAGCCTCGACGGGTCTTGTCTCCGGCGCAATGCCGCGCCGCGCGCGCGATCCTGGGCTGGACGCAGGCGGACTTGGCGGAGCGCTCGGAGCTCGCGCGCAAGACCATCGCCGATTTCGAGATGAATGTTCGCTCGCTGCAGTTCCGCACGCGCCGCGACATCACCGCGGCCTTCGAAGGCGTGGGCATCGAGTTCATCTGGGGCAGCGAGCCGGATGAGCACAAGGTAGACACCCACCACGGCAAAGCCAACGAGCTGATCGAAGGCCTTCGCTTCTCCCACAAGATCGCCGCGAAGAAATAG